Within Thermoanaerobaculia bacterium, the genomic segment GGCTGAGGGCCGACCGCGGCTCTTCCGCCGGCGGCGCGCGCCCGCCTCCTCCTTCGCGGAAGCTTCGGCGCGACGAGTCTCCGTGCCGGGCTCAGATCCCGTCGTACTTGGAGTAGCCCTGAAGATTCCAGTAGTCCGGAGGCTCGGCCGACGAATACACGATTCTGGTGATCGCCTTGATGTTCTTGAGCCCGAGCTTCATGGGAGCGAGGAGGCGGAGCGGCGCGCCGTGCTCGACCGACAGCGGACGCCCGTCCCGGTGGGTCGCGAGGAGGGTCTGCGGGTGGCGCGCCGTCGGAAGATCGATCGACACGAAGTAGGGATCGGGTTCGCCGTCGGAGTCGAGATTCACGGCCGATTCGAGCTTCGCCCATTTCGCGCCCGCGGCGGGAGGATGGGCCTCGAGGAAATCGGCGAACCGCAGCCCTCCCCACCATCCGATCGCGCTCCACCCTTCGACGCAGCAGAGGCGCGTCACCTGCTCGTGGTGCCGGAACCCCGAAAGGAGATCGCCGATCGCGAACGTCTCCTTCGTTCCCGAGGCGAGTCCTTCGACCTCGAGCTGCCAATCGGGAATGTAATCGGGGTCGGGCGTCTCTCCCGCGTAGTTGTTCGGAACCGGGGTTCGGTCCGATCGTCGATAGGTCCGCACGAGACGCCGCGGGCTGTAGATCGCTTCCGCGACGTCGTCGTCGAAGGTCAGCGCGCGGTTCAGGAGGTTCTCGCGCCGTTTCGCCGAGAGGCCGAGTCGTCCCTCGAGAGAATCGAGGAACTCGCGGTGGCCCTCGGTGAGGTAGTGCGAACGGGTGTCGTCGGGGAGCAGGCCGTAGAACGCCGCCGCCGCGGCGGCGGCGCCCGCGCCGAAGAGGAAGAAGTCACGGCGCGTCTGCCGGCGCAGCCGTGCCGCGGGCACGGCGAGGAGCCGGGTCCCGTCGCGGCGGATCCGGCCGGACGGCGCGGCGGGCTCCGGCTCGGCGGCGGGCGTCTCCGGCGCGTCGGCTTCCGCCGGAGCCGGAATCCGGTCGTCCGGTCCCGCGGCATCTTCCGCGGCCGGGCGGGGCTCGTCAGGCTCCGTCATCGCCCTCTTCCCCGCGCAAGCGCGCCGACCAGCCGACCACCATCGAACGGAGAGTGTCCCAGCCGTCCGCGATCACGAGGACCACGTGGGGAATCACGAACCCGACGAAGAGAACGAGGAGGAGCAGGTGCCAGATCCGC encodes:
- a CDS encoding molybdopterin-dependent oxidoreductase, with translation MTEPDEPRPAAEDAAGPDDRIPAPAEADAPETPAAEPEPAAPSGRIRRDGTRLLAVPAARLRRQTRRDFFLFGAGAAAAAAAFYGLLPDDTRSHYLTEGHREFLDSLEGRLGLSAKRRENLLNRALTFDDDVAEAIYSPRRLVRTYRRSDRTPVPNNYAGETPDPDYIPDWQLEVEGLASGTKETFAIGDLLSGFRHHEQVTRLCCVEGWSAIGWWGGLRFADFLEAHPPAAGAKWAKLESAVNLDSDGEPDPYFVSIDLPTARHPQTLLATHRDGRPLSVEHGAPLRLLAPMKLGLKNIKAITRIVYSSAEPPDYWNLQGYSKYDGI